The Pirellulimonas nuda genome includes a region encoding these proteins:
- a CDS encoding DUF5060 domain-containing protein: protein MHPLIRSFGFLFSPMLLALLSGAMAVSAPPSCEQWGVFEVELEGPATGNPFLGVELSATFSHDDQSITAAGFYDGDGVYRVRFSPPSQGKWKYRSASNAVELDGKSGEFEATAPGAGNHGPVEVAHEFHFAYADGSPYKPIGTTCYAWTSQPESLQRQTLKTLSESPFNKLRMCVFPKRYTWNQNDPSLYAFEGTPPNQWDFSRYNPKFFQHLEKQIVELAKQGVQADLILLHPYDDGRWGFDRMSDDADDRYLRYVVSRLAAYRNVWWSLANEWDFMKHKQESDWDRMIQVVSDADPYRRLTSIHNGYILYNHNNPLLTHASIQNGSAAEEAGRAVLYRDAYRKPIVLDEVKYEGDIPLRWGNLSAEEMVHRFWEGTVAGCYVTHGECYLSDDDVLWWAKGGVLKGESPARIAFLRDVLLGSPASGLNPIDKWQAPNICGKPAEYYLVYFGTSQPKTWEFSLPRHELEDGMTFKAEVLDTWNMTTTPVDGEFHAKSHSQYEFKDAEGRSIDLPGKPYIALRITRADHE from the coding sequence ATGCACCCATTGATCCGCAGTTTCGGCTTCCTGTTCAGCCCCATGCTCCTCGCGCTGCTCTCGGGCGCCATGGCCGTGTCTGCGCCTCCATCGTGCGAGCAGTGGGGTGTGTTTGAAGTTGAGCTTGAGGGCCCCGCTACAGGCAACCCGTTTCTCGGCGTCGAGTTGAGCGCGACCTTCTCGCACGACGACCAGTCGATTACCGCCGCCGGCTTTTACGACGGCGACGGCGTTTACCGGGTCCGCTTCTCGCCCCCCAGCCAAGGGAAATGGAAGTACCGCAGCGCCAGCAACGCCGTAGAGCTGGACGGCAAGAGCGGCGAGTTCGAGGCGACGGCGCCCGGCGCGGGCAATCACGGACCGGTGGAGGTCGCCCATGAGTTTCACTTCGCCTACGCCGACGGTTCGCCCTACAAGCCGATCGGCACCACCTGCTACGCGTGGACGTCGCAACCCGAATCGCTCCAGCGGCAGACCTTGAAGACGCTGTCGGAATCGCCCTTCAACAAACTGCGGATGTGTGTTTTCCCCAAGCGATACACCTGGAACCAGAACGACCCATCGCTCTACGCGTTCGAGGGGACGCCCCCCAACCAGTGGGATTTTTCTCGGTACAATCCGAAGTTCTTCCAACATTTAGAGAAGCAGATCGTGGAGCTCGCCAAGCAGGGCGTCCAGGCCGACCTGATCTTGTTGCACCCCTACGACGACGGTCGGTGGGGCTTCGACCGCATGAGCGACGACGCGGACGACCGGTATCTGCGATATGTGGTCAGCCGTCTGGCGGCCTATCGCAACGTTTGGTGGTCGCTCGCGAACGAATGGGACTTCATGAAACACAAGCAGGAGTCGGATTGGGACCGCATGATCCAGGTGGTCTCGGATGCCGACCCCTACCGGCGCCTGACGAGCATCCACAATGGCTACATTCTTTACAACCACAACAACCCGCTGCTGACGCACGCCAGCATTCAGAACGGATCGGCCGCGGAAGAGGCGGGGCGGGCGGTGCTGTACCGCGACGCGTATCGTAAGCCGATTGTGCTCGACGAAGTAAAATACGAGGGGGACATCCCGCTGCGCTGGGGCAACCTTTCGGCCGAGGAGATGGTGCACCGCTTCTGGGAGGGGACCGTGGCAGGGTGCTACGTCACCCACGGCGAGTGCTACCTCAGCGACGACGACGTGTTGTGGTGGGCCAAGGGGGGCGTCCTCAAGGGTGAGAGCCCGGCGCGCATCGCCTTTCTACGAGACGTGCTACTGGGCTCGCCCGCGAGCGGGCTTAACCCGATCGACAAATGGCAGGCCCCCAACATCTGCGGCAAGCCGGCGGAGTACTACCTTGTTTACTTCGGGACGAGCCAACCAAAGACGTGGGAGTTTTCGCTGCCGCGGCACGAGCTCGAGGACGGCATGACGTTCAAGGCTGAGGTTCTGGATACTTGGAACATGACGACGACCCCTGTCGACGGGGAGTTTCACGCCAAGAGCCACAGCCAGTACGAGTTCAAAGACGCCGAGGGCCGATCGATCGACCTGCCCGGCAAGCCGTACATCGCACTACGCATCACCCGTGCCGACCATGAATAG
- a CDS encoding aspartate/glutamate racemase family protein: MSKKTLGLIHTSATLVPVFAALCRDKLPGVEVFNIADDSLIKEVIRCGELTPSVSRRVAGHVEAAEAAGADFVLVTCSSIGSAVESAAKLVGVPVLRVDQPMADQAVRHAGRIGVAATLSTTLGPTADLIQRRAAAQGSTIDLTTRLCKGAFEALMGGDPETHDAMVADALKELATSVDVIVLAQASMARVAEGLPPDAGRAPILTSPPIAIDYLASVL, from the coding sequence GTGTCGAAGAAGACCCTCGGATTGATCCATACCTCGGCAACGCTGGTGCCGGTGTTCGCCGCGTTGTGCCGCGACAAGCTGCCCGGCGTGGAGGTGTTCAACATCGCGGACGACAGCCTCATCAAAGAGGTCATCCGCTGTGGCGAGCTGACGCCGAGCGTCTCGCGCCGCGTGGCGGGCCACGTCGAGGCGGCCGAGGCCGCGGGGGCGGACTTCGTGCTAGTGACTTGCTCGTCGATCGGCTCGGCGGTGGAGTCCGCTGCAAAGCTCGTCGGCGTCCCGGTGCTGCGGGTCGACCAGCCGATGGCCGATCAAGCGGTCCGCCACGCAGGCCGGATCGGGGTCGCCGCCACGCTCTCCACCACGCTCGGCCCCACGGCCGATCTGATCCAGCGGCGCGCCGCGGCCCAGGGATCGACGATCGATCTCACAACGCGACTATGTAAAGGCGCCTTCGAGGCGCTGATGGGGGGCGACCCCGAAACTCACGACGCAATGGTCGCCGATGCGCTGAAAGAGCTCGCCACCAGCGTCGACGTCATCGTGCTGGCGCAGGCGTCGATGGCTCGGGTCGCGGAGGGCCTGCCGCCAGACGCCGGGCGGGCGCCAATCCTCACCAGCCCTCCGATCGCGATCGACTACTTGGCGAGCGTGCTGTGA
- a CDS encoding DUF6298 domain-containing protein, translating into MKNSRRHSLLACYLITVLMRSQGALCAPDWPVRPDDNGKLVYATDELGNRVPDFSSCGYAGGDRPIPSPAVKIFLSPEAREDGRRIQAAIDSVSALQPDDAGFRGAVLLRAGEYQVADDLRLTASGVVLRGAGAAAGGTTIIAKGVGRRPLVRIGRQGPQEASGSRGKPVAIADAYVPVGATRLRLEQNHGLQTGDRVVVVRPSTDAWIAALGARATGVGWRAGRCDIRWERIIKSVDGAVVTLDAPITTAIEERFGGGTIQTHAPTDRVTGAGIEDLTLRSDCDAANPRDEEHSWYGVVANHAEDLWVRRVRFEGFAGGAVLLRDATRHVTVEDCLALSPVSEPGGYRRHNYMTNGGLTLFLRCFAEQGIHDFGVGHCAPGPNAFVNCYAARARGDSGPLESWASGVLFDNVRIDGADLCIVNRWGQPAGAGWSAANCVLWQCQASVIRAFNPPTAQNWVLGYWAEPFGDAVFLGQSEFVKPLSLYQTQVGDRLGEARAEAAGPFLLDPVESTNPTVEQAEKFVASSTHRTPTLRGLIEARMRRAHRSEIEDAAHGESIPSSTPAEKESEAPPAVRVVNGWLTLGGKVMTGGHVNPTWWRGTIRSQDAAEFGPSITRFAPGRYGEGLTDELESVADRMAERGEVAYDHHYGLWYDRRRDDHLMVRRADGAVTPPFFEQPFARTGEGTAWDGLSKYDLTRFNPWYWGRLARFAELCDQRGLVLIHQHYFQHNILEAGAHWADCPWRPANNVNDTGLPEPPPYVGDKRIFLAEQFYDVTDERRRALHEGQIRHGLEALAGSNNVLHSIGAEYTGPLEFTRFWLDVVRQWKDETGNEPLVALAATKDVQDELLKHEPWRSVVDVIDIRYWCYDREGGLYAPAGGVNLAPRQHFRQMNPKPADPASIARAVREYRILYPQKAVTYFAGMYCRSDNDGWASLMGGGSLADVPPLPEGLARQLVWMRPLESHDEYVLQLVGPKGSRLLYALNGNDRLAVDFPGTTADYRLTWINPKSGQTTEETARLAGRTSLRPKEPVLWITPLKD; encoded by the coding sequence ATGAAGAACTCCCGGCGGCATTCCCTACTCGCCTGCTACCTGATCACGGTCCTCATGCGATCGCAGGGAGCGCTGTGCGCGCCGGACTGGCCCGTGCGTCCAGACGACAACGGCAAGCTGGTGTACGCGACCGATGAACTGGGGAACCGCGTACCCGATTTTTCTTCCTGCGGCTACGCGGGTGGCGACCGGCCGATCCCTTCGCCCGCAGTGAAGATTTTTCTATCGCCGGAAGCGAGAGAAGACGGGCGACGGATTCAAGCCGCGATCGACTCCGTCTCCGCACTCCAGCCAGACGACGCCGGTTTCCGGGGCGCCGTGCTGCTTCGGGCCGGCGAGTATCAAGTCGCAGACGACCTGCGTCTGACAGCCAGCGGCGTGGTGCTGCGGGGGGCAGGCGCAGCAGCGGGAGGGACGACGATCATCGCAAAGGGCGTCGGCCGCCGCCCGCTTGTCCGGATCGGGCGTCAGGGCCCACAGGAGGCATCCGGCTCTCGCGGTAAGCCTGTGGCGATTGCGGACGCCTATGTCCCGGTTGGCGCCACTCGGCTGCGGCTGGAACAGAACCACGGTCTTCAGACCGGCGATCGTGTCGTGGTCGTCCGGCCCTCCACAGACGCGTGGATCGCTGCGCTCGGCGCCCGCGCTACCGGCGTCGGTTGGCGCGCGGGGAGGTGCGACATCCGTTGGGAGCGGATCATCAAATCGGTGGATGGGGCAGTCGTAACCTTAGACGCGCCGATCACCACCGCGATCGAAGAACGGTTTGGCGGCGGCACGATCCAGACGCACGCTCCGACCGATCGGGTAACGGGGGCAGGCATCGAAGACCTGACACTACGCTCCGACTGCGACGCGGCGAATCCCCGCGACGAAGAACACAGTTGGTACGGCGTCGTGGCCAACCATGCCGAAGACCTGTGGGTGCGCAGGGTTAGGTTTGAGGGCTTCGCCGGAGGGGCGGTGCTGTTGCGCGACGCCACTCGGCACGTCACTGTGGAGGACTGCCTCGCGTTGTCACCCGTCTCGGAACCGGGGGGGTACCGTCGGCACAACTACATGACCAACGGGGGCCTGACGCTATTCTTGCGATGCTTCGCCGAACAGGGCATTCACGACTTCGGCGTGGGCCACTGTGCGCCCGGTCCGAACGCGTTCGTGAACTGCTACGCTGCGCGTGCGAGGGGAGACAGCGGCCCGCTAGAGAGCTGGGCGAGCGGCGTGCTTTTTGACAACGTGCGCATCGACGGCGCCGACTTGTGCATCGTCAACCGTTGGGGTCAGCCGGCCGGCGCGGGCTGGTCGGCCGCCAACTGCGTGCTTTGGCAGTGCCAGGCCTCGGTGATCCGTGCGTTCAACCCCCCGACCGCGCAGAACTGGGTGCTGGGCTACTGGGCGGAACCCTTTGGCGACGCCGTGTTCCTTGGACAAAGCGAGTTCGTCAAACCGTTGAGCCTCTACCAGACGCAGGTCGGCGACCGGTTAGGAGAAGCACGCGCCGAGGCGGCAGGGCCGTTCTTGCTCGACCCGGTTGAGTCAACCAACCCTACCGTCGAGCAGGCGGAAAAGTTTGTCGCGAGCTCAACGCACCGCACCCCCACCCTCCGAGGCCTGATCGAAGCACGGATGCGGCGCGCCCATCGGAGCGAGATAGAAGACGCCGCGCATGGAGAATCGATTCCAAGTTCGACGCCGGCTGAGAAAGAATCGGAAGCACCGCCTGCGGTCCGTGTGGTGAACGGCTGGCTGACGCTCGGTGGCAAGGTGATGACCGGTGGGCATGTCAACCCGACCTGGTGGCGCGGGACGATCCGGTCGCAGGACGCGGCGGAGTTTGGCCCGTCGATCACGCGGTTTGCCCCGGGACGCTACGGAGAGGGGCTGACCGACGAGCTAGAATCGGTCGCCGATCGGATGGCCGAGCGGGGCGAGGTGGCGTACGACCACCACTACGGGTTGTGGTACGACCGCCGCCGCGACGACCACCTGATGGTCCGCCGCGCGGACGGCGCCGTGACGCCGCCGTTCTTCGAGCAGCCTTTCGCCCGCACCGGGGAAGGGACCGCCTGGGATGGGCTCAGCAAGTACGACCTGACCAGGTTCAACCCTTGGTACTGGGGACGGCTGGCGCGGTTCGCCGAGCTTTGCGACCAGCGCGGCCTGGTGCTGATCCACCAGCACTACTTTCAACACAACATCCTGGAGGCGGGCGCCCACTGGGCAGACTGTCCCTGGCGGCCCGCCAACAACGTCAACGACACGGGGCTACCGGAGCCCCCCCCGTACGTGGGCGACAAGCGGATCTTCCTCGCCGAGCAGTTCTACGACGTCACGGACGAACGCCGGCGCGCCCTCCACGAGGGGCAGATCCGTCACGGCCTCGAAGCGCTTGCGGGCAGCAATAACGTGCTGCACTCGATCGGCGCGGAGTACACCGGCCCGTTGGAGTTTACGCGGTTCTGGCTCGACGTTGTGCGGCAATGGAAAGACGAGACGGGCAATGAGCCACTGGTCGCGCTGGCCGCTACGAAAGACGTGCAGGACGAACTTCTGAAGCACGAGCCTTGGCGGAGTGTCGTGGACGTGATCGACATCCGCTACTGGTGCTACGACCGAGAGGGGGGGCTGTACGCCCCGGCGGGGGGCGTGAACCTCGCCCCGCGGCAGCACTTTCGGCAGATGAACCCCAAACCGGCCGACCCCGCTTCGATCGCCCGCGCCGTCCGCGAGTACCGCATCCTCTACCCCCAGAAGGCAGTAACCTACTTCGCCGGTATGTACTGCCGCAGCGACAACGATGGCTGGGCCAGCCTGATGGGGGGAGGATCGCTCGCCGATGTGCCGCCGCTGCCGGAGGGTCTTGCCCGGCAGCTCGTTTGGATGCGGCCCCTGGAGTCGCATGACGAATATGTGTTGCAACTGGTTGGACCAAAGGGCAGCCGGTTGCTCTACGCACTGAACGGCAACGACCGGCTGGCGGTAGACTTTCCCGGGACGACCGCAGATTATCGATTGACGTGGATCAATCCCAAGAGCGGTCAGACGACCGAGGAAACCGCAAGACTGGCAGGCCGCACGAGCCTAAGGCCTAAAGAGCCGGTGCTTTGGATCACGCCACTGAAGGACTAG
- a CDS encoding four-carbon acid sugar kinase family protein, with product MSVPSQQSELKIAYYGDDFTGSTDAMECLATAGMRTRLFLDPPTTHQLAAMPGLDAIGVAGRSRALPTSELDAEVRPVLTALRELNPRHVHYKVCSTFDSSPEIGSIGRVIDIAAGVFDSPFVPLVVGAPLLGRWCVFGNLFAEVGIGSGGEVHRLDRHPAMRQHPTTPADESDLRRHLARQTDKAIGLFDMRKLDLPRPEAAKALGDLLRTGPSIVLFDALTERHIETIGRLIDAYADNSSPCFSVGSSSIETALAAQWGPTSNRIGTVSRAENALCGPVVVASGSRSPVAAQQIDFALTHGFVEAPMNAPRLMCKQSAEGEINRVIDVAVAGLQAGRSVIVHTTRGPHAEGDGVSPREGGVASTLGGALGTVLAGCVSRICVRRACLAGGDSSSYAARAMGITSLEMIESQSRGAPLCRVWASRAGVDGLEMAFKGGQVGRPDYFVTFAQGAPAEED from the coding sequence TTGTCTGTACCGTCTCAACAATCCGAGCTCAAGATCGCCTACTACGGCGACGACTTTACCGGCTCGACCGATGCGATGGAGTGCCTCGCCACCGCCGGGATGCGGACGCGGTTGTTCCTCGATCCCCCCACCACACACCAACTAGCCGCGATGCCGGGGCTCGATGCGATCGGCGTGGCGGGGCGCTCGCGGGCGCTGCCGACAAGTGAGCTGGACGCAGAGGTGCGGCCGGTCCTCACGGCGCTCCGCGAGCTCAACCCAAGGCACGTCCACTACAAGGTCTGTTCTACGTTCGATTCCTCCCCCGAGATCGGGAGCATCGGCCGGGTGATCGACATCGCGGCCGGGGTGTTTGATTCGCCCTTTGTGCCCTTGGTCGTTGGCGCGCCGCTGCTGGGGCGATGGTGCGTTTTCGGGAACCTGTTTGCTGAAGTCGGCATCGGCAGCGGTGGGGAGGTCCACCGCCTCGACCGTCACCCCGCGATGCGGCAGCACCCAACCACGCCGGCGGATGAAAGCGATCTGCGGCGCCACTTGGCCCGGCAAACGGACAAAGCGATCGGCCTGTTCGACATGCGCAAGCTTGATCTGCCCAGGCCCGAGGCGGCGAAGGCGCTCGGCGACCTGCTGCGAACGGGGCCGTCGATCGTCCTCTTTGATGCCCTCACCGAGCGGCACATTGAAACCATCGGTCGCTTGATCGACGCCTACGCAGACAACTCTTCGCCCTGCTTCTCTGTCGGCTCCTCGAGCATTGAGACGGCGCTCGCTGCTCAATGGGGTCCAACCAGCAATCGCATCGGTACCGTGAGCCGGGCTGAGAACGCCCTCTGCGGTCCGGTAGTGGTCGCGTCGGGCAGCCGTTCGCCCGTTGCCGCCCAGCAGATCGACTTCGCTCTGACCCACGGGTTTGTTGAAGCGCCCATGAACGCACCGCGACTAATGTGCAAGCAGAGCGCCGAGGGTGAGATCAATCGAGTGATCGATGTTGCCGTGGCAGGACTCCAAGCGGGGCGTAGCGTAATCGTTCACACCACGCGGGGTCCGCACGCAGAGGGGGACGGTGTCTCGCCGCGGGAAGGGGGCGTCGCCAGCACCCTGGGCGGTGCGCTGGGAACGGTGCTTGCCGGCTGCGTTTCTAGGATTTGCGTCCGTCGGGCCTGCCTCGCGGGGGGAGACTCATCCAGCTACGCGGCGCGTGCGATGGGGATTACTTCGCTGGAGATGATCGAATCGCAATCGCGCGGCGCGCCGCTCTGCCGCGTTTGGGCCTCTCGGGCCGGCGTGGACGGGCTGGAGATGGCTTTCAAAGGGGGGCAGGTTGGTCGCCCCGATTACTTCGTGACGTTTGCTCAAGGCGCCCCAGCAGAAGAGGATTAG
- a CDS encoding bile acid:sodium symporter family protein produces the protein MIPDWTHRLERVCLGGALLAVIGVAVGFATQNAELWRTSAICSAVAFAVGVVAIRSLRPFQFTAWIVAAVVAAMLAPWVFRPFPSDSANYKLLLLVLIQAVMFGMGTQMSLRDFAGVARQPWPVAVGLVCQFTIMPLVGFGLAILFDLPPELAAGMVLIGSCSSGLSSNVMAYIARADLALSITLTAIATLLAPVVTPFWMWALASTFLEGTSVVVSFVGMMASIIKIVAVPIGAALIHDYLKHASPAGRRVIWGLALLGVAAPIAWHAGVWPRTANSSALYVELLMWVLGAFSFGTLYHRATLVWESLDRWMPAVAMAGIICVTGMTTAEGREYLFAVGATLVAAAALHNVLGFGLGYWASRALGMDRQAARTIAFEVGMQNGGMATGLAVAMGKLGSLGLPAAIFIAWMNVSGSLLANFWRRRPVSPSLTDVEADETQ, from the coding sequence GTGATTCCTGATTGGACCCACCGGCTTGAACGCGTCTGCCTCGGCGGCGCTCTGCTCGCGGTGATCGGCGTCGCGGTCGGGTTCGCGACTCAGAACGCGGAGTTGTGGCGGACCTCAGCGATCTGTTCTGCGGTCGCCTTTGCGGTGGGGGTCGTCGCCATCCGCTCTTTGCGCCCCTTCCAGTTCACGGCATGGATCGTTGCGGCCGTGGTCGCGGCCATGCTGGCGCCTTGGGTGTTTCGGCCGTTCCCGTCCGACTCGGCCAACTACAAGTTGTTGCTGTTAGTGTTGATTCAGGCGGTGATGTTCGGCATGGGGACGCAGATGAGCCTCCGCGACTTCGCCGGAGTGGCGCGGCAGCCGTGGCCGGTCGCGGTGGGGCTCGTTTGTCAGTTCACCATCATGCCGCTGGTGGGATTCGGCCTGGCCATCCTCTTTGATCTTCCGCCAGAGCTGGCCGCAGGGATGGTGCTGATCGGTTCCTGCTCGAGCGGTTTGTCGTCGAACGTGATGGCCTACATAGCCCGCGCCGACCTCGCGCTGTCGATCACTCTGACCGCGATCGCCACGCTGCTGGCGCCGGTGGTTACTCCGTTCTGGATGTGGGCGCTCGCGAGCACATTCCTCGAAGGGACGTCCGTCGTGGTCAGTTTCGTAGGCATGATGGCCTCGATCATCAAGATCGTGGCCGTGCCGATCGGCGCGGCGCTGATCCACGACTACCTGAAGCACGCCAGCCCCGCCGGCAGGCGCGTCATCTGGGGCTTGGCGCTGCTGGGCGTGGCAGCGCCGATCGCTTGGCATGCGGGCGTCTGGCCCCGAACGGCCAACTCTTCCGCACTGTACGTTGAGCTGCTGATGTGGGTCCTTGGCGCGTTCTCTTTTGGGACGCTCTACCATCGAGCGACGTTGGTCTGGGAGTCGCTGGACCGCTGGATGCCCGCGGTAGCGATGGCGGGCATCATCTGTGTCACCGGAATGACCACCGCGGAGGGCCGGGAGTACCTGTTCGCGGTCGGCGCGACCCTTGTCGCGGCCGCGGCGCTGCATAACGTGCTAGGCTTCGGGCTGGGGTACTGGGCGAGCCGCGCACTAGGCATGGACCGACAGGCGGCCCGCACCATCGCATTCGAGGTGGGCATGCAGAACGGCGGCATGGCTACCGGGCTTGCCGTAGCGATGGGGAAGCTCGGCTCGCTCGGACTGCCGGCGGCGATCTTTATCGCTTGGATGAACGTCTCCGGATCGTTGCTGGCGAACTTCTGGCGAAGGCGTCCCGTTTCGCCAAGCCTAACGGATGTCGAGGCTGATGAGACACAATAG
- a CDS encoding glycoside hydrolase family 127 protein → MRARLFAALCAVALPAAATRAEGLAIVDTARSPHAVVRPVGVEEVRWTDGFWAARTKVFRDRSIPAMWEVMRGTRYKPFLQHFLIAAGRAEGDYHGAAWNDGDFYKWIEAACASLAVSPNTDLEQAVAESVDAIAAAQRDDGYLHTPVLIAQRNGDPSARPFADRHDFEVYNMGHLMTTGCIHFRATGSRELLDVAEKAAGFLEDAFANPTPELARNAVCPSHYMGAVELYRTTGDSCYLRLAEKFLSMRNLVTDGGDDNQDRIPFLQQNEAVGHAVRANYLYTGAADLYLETGDPELWAPLEAVWENVVEKKLYVTGACGALYDGASPDGSEAQSQISRIHQAYGRNYQLPNTTAHNETCAAIGALMWNWRMFSAAGEAKYIDWLELALYNAVLSGVSLEGTEYFYVNPLRRVDPEPTELRWSRTREKFIVSYCCPPNVLRTIAELGAYAYSKSEVGVWVNLYGSSSLNTRVHGNLLRITQTTDYPWDGDVGLTIDAWEGKELTLHLRVPGWASGAKILVNGEEVTYGKAGGYAEIKRRWRAGDTVRFNLPMPVVMLESHPLVEETRNQVALKRGPIVYCLESTDLPDGVDLPTVALPLSSRITATYKSDKLGGVTVLEAELLARDPESWKSLYRPLSGQKPRPLRGEFVPYFAWGNRGKSEMTVWLPRD, encoded by the coding sequence ATGCGAGCGCGCTTGTTTGCAGCCCTGTGCGCCGTCGCCTTGCCGGCGGCAGCGACGCGGGCCGAGGGCCTGGCGATTGTCGATACAGCCCGCAGCCCCCACGCGGTGGTAAGGCCCGTCGGGGTTGAGGAGGTCCGCTGGACCGACGGGTTCTGGGCGGCGCGGACCAAGGTGTTTCGAGACCGATCGATCCCCGCGATGTGGGAGGTCATGCGGGGCACGCGGTACAAGCCGTTCCTGCAGCACTTTCTGATCGCTGCTGGCAGGGCGGAAGGTGACTACCACGGGGCGGCGTGGAACGACGGCGACTTCTACAAGTGGATCGAGGCGGCCTGCGCGTCGCTGGCGGTCTCGCCCAACACGGACCTCGAGCAGGCCGTCGCCGAGTCGGTCGACGCCATCGCAGCGGCCCAGCGCGACGACGGCTACCTGCACACCCCGGTGCTCATCGCCCAGCGGAACGGCGACCCCTCCGCCCGTCCATTTGCCGATCGGCACGACTTCGAGGTGTACAACATGGGTCACCTGATGACGACCGGGTGCATCCACTTCCGCGCTACCGGCAGTCGCGAACTGCTAGACGTAGCGGAGAAGGCGGCGGGCTTCCTCGAAGACGCCTTCGCCAACCCCACGCCCGAATTGGCCCGCAACGCGGTCTGTCCCTCACACTACATGGGAGCGGTCGAGCTCTACCGCACCACCGGCGATTCCTGCTACCTGAGGTTGGCCGAGAAGTTTCTCAGCATGCGGAACCTTGTCACCGACGGCGGCGATGACAACCAGGACCGCATCCCCTTCCTCCAGCAGAACGAAGCGGTCGGCCACGCAGTGCGGGCCAACTACCTCTACACGGGAGCGGCCGACCTTTATCTCGAAACGGGCGACCCAGAGCTTTGGGCGCCGCTCGAGGCGGTTTGGGAGAACGTGGTGGAGAAGAAACTCTACGTCACGGGCGCGTGCGGCGCCTTGTACGATGGCGCATCACCGGATGGCTCCGAGGCCCAATCACAGATTAGCCGCATCCATCAGGCCTACGGCCGCAACTACCAGCTCCCCAACACGACCGCGCACAACGAGACCTGCGCCGCGATCGGCGCGCTGATGTGGAACTGGCGGATGTTCTCTGCCGCGGGCGAGGCCAAGTACATCGACTGGCTAGAGCTGGCGCTCTACAACGCTGTCCTCTCTGGCGTCAGCCTTGAGGGGACCGAGTACTTCTACGTCAATCCGCTCCGACGCGTCGACCCTGAACCGACGGAGCTGCGTTGGTCGCGCACGCGTGAAAAGTTCATCGTGTCGTACTGCTGTCCTCCCAACGTCTTGAGAACGATCGCGGAGCTCGGCGCCTACGCCTACAGTAAGTCGGAAGTCGGCGTGTGGGTGAACCTGTACGGCAGCAGCTCCCTCAACACGCGTGTGCACGGCAATCTGCTGCGGATTACGCAAACGACCGACTACCCCTGGGACGGCGATGTTGGGCTGACGATCGACGCGTGGGAAGGAAAAGAGCTGACGCTCCACCTACGGGTCCCCGGCTGGGCATCCGGCGCCAAGATCCTTGTGAACGGCGAAGAAGTAACCTACGGCAAGGCCGGGGGCTACGCTGAGATCAAACGCCGCTGGCGTGCGGGAGACACGGTCCGGTTCAACCTGCCGATGCCGGTGGTGATGCTTGAGTCCCACCCCTTGGTGGAAGAAACACGCAACCAGGTTGCCCTGAAGCGTGGGCCGATCGTGTACTGTTTGGAGTCGACCGATCTACCAGATGGCGTCGACCTCCCGACGGTGGCGCTCCCGCTGTCGTCACGGATCACGGCGACCTACAAGTCAGACAAGCTGGGCGGGGTTACCGTGCTGGAGGCAGAGCTGCTTGCCCGCGACCCAGAGTCTTGGAAATCACTTTACCGGCCGTTGAGCGGCCAAAAGCCGCGACCGCTGCGTGGCGAGTTTGTGCCCTACTTCGCGTGGGGCAATCGCGGCAAATCAGAGATGACGGTCTGGCTGCCGCGCGACTAG